A DNA window from Ostrea edulis chromosome 5, xbOstEdul1.1, whole genome shotgun sequence contains the following coding sequences:
- the LOC125651872 gene encoding uncharacterized protein LOC125651872, producing the protein MLVAQNVRSTIKCTECDKPRCIYSKLKLNPRDLRALKHTTDKYDYTCGAILAPEGDVLHGKVFTRLQLACTSHIEFAYYSSDVGRKDICAYCVATEIQKDKDLCKNFKVVLPVCDLCRSKKLEVPKRNPIKKELILV; encoded by the exons ATGCTTGTTGCCCAGAATGTGAGATCTACAATAAAATGCACTGAATGTGACAAACCTAGATGCATTTATTCTAAGCTGAAGTTGAACCCTCGAGATTTAAGAGCCTTGAAGCACACAACAGATAAATATGACTACACTTGCGGGGCAATTTTAGCACCAGAAG GGGATGTTCTACATGGAAAAGTTTTCACAAGACTCCAGCTTGCATGTACCAGTCACATTGAATTTGCATACTACAGCTCGGATGTTGGCCGCAAAGACATATGTGCATATTGTGTTGCAACAGAGATCCAAAAGGACAAGGACTTGTGCAAAAACTTTAAAGTTGTGCTGCCAGTTTGTGACTTGTGTCGTTCAAAAAAATTGGAAGTCCCAAAGAGAAATCCAATTAAGAAAGAGTTAATTCTAGTCTGA